One stretch of Bosea vaviloviae DNA includes these proteins:
- a CDS encoding AzlC family ABC transporter permease, whose product MSSALDDARTGFSDIWPAMLAAAPFALLFGALAAGKGLSPLEVFLMSALVFAGGAQFAAVELWATPAPVAALIFSTLLINARHVLMGTSLVPKLDGFAPWQKWLGLAYMADENWALAEKRARTQPLTPGYWFGMIVPFVGCWLMMTTLGAVVGPALGDPRRFGADFAFTAIFIALTAAFWKGRVTAWTVAASGIASALTYRLAGPPWHVLAGALCGLAAAWLSAGSDAVVATEEAA is encoded by the coding sequence ATGTCATCAGCTCTCGACGACGCCCGCACGGGCTTTTCCGACATCTGGCCGGCCATGCTGGCGGCTGCGCCCTTCGCCTTGCTGTTCGGCGCGCTCGCAGCGGGCAAGGGCCTGTCGCCGCTCGAGGTTTTCCTGATGAGCGCGCTCGTCTTCGCCGGCGGGGCGCAATTCGCCGCCGTCGAGCTCTGGGCGACGCCGGCACCGGTCGCGGCGCTGATCTTCTCGACGCTCCTGATCAATGCCCGCCATGTGCTGATGGGCACCTCGCTGGTGCCGAAGCTCGATGGCTTCGCGCCATGGCAGAAATGGCTCGGCCTGGCCTATATGGCCGATGAGAACTGGGCGCTGGCCGAAAAGCGGGCGCGCACGCAGCCGCTGACGCCGGGATACTGGTTCGGCATGATCGTGCCCTTCGTCGGCTGCTGGCTGATGATGACGACGCTCGGGGCCGTGGTCGGCCCGGCGCTGGGGGATCCACGGCGCTTCGGTGCGGATTTCGCCTTCACCGCCATCTTCATCGCGCTGACCGCCGCCTTCTGGAAGGGGCGCGTCACAGCCTGGACCGTGGCGGCCTCCGGCATCGCCTCGGCCCTGACCTATCGCCTGGCCGGGCCGCCCTGGCATGTGCTGGCCGGCGCGCTTTGCGGGCTTGCGGCTGCGTGGCTCTCGGCCGGCAGCGACGCGGTCGTCGCGACCGAGGAGGCGGCATGA
- a CDS encoding AraC family transcriptional regulator has translation MELISQGQALSASPLRAEERAHLFTAPRFGALEFLAATFRTHAYAPHAHDTYAIGTIETGCEVWHARGRKLYAGAGDIVMNHPLDVHDGAPSEGGYRYRMSYPTIGLMQELAASLTGHDGIGTPFFREPVVHDPVGAALFSAAHRLLEEGADALAGEEGLVRAYAHFLGHHANLAVCSVGQETGPVAAVKALIEARHGEDLSLAELAQAARLPRHHLIRAFRRETGLTPHAWLIDIRVRRARDRLRRGETPGDVAAATGFCDQAHLTRAFKARYGVTPGVLRSAHLS, from the coding sequence ATGGAACTGATCAGCCAGGGACAGGCCTTGTCGGCATCGCCGCTGCGGGCGGAGGAGAGGGCGCACCTCTTCACCGCGCCGCGCTTTGGCGCACTCGAATTCCTCGCCGCGACCTTCCGCACCCATGCCTATGCGCCACATGCGCACGACACCTATGCGATCGGGACGATCGAGACCGGTTGCGAGGTCTGGCATGCGCGCGGCCGCAAGCTTTATGCCGGGGCGGGCGACATCGTGATGAACCACCCGCTCGACGTCCATGACGGTGCGCCGAGCGAGGGCGGCTACCGCTACCGGATGAGCTATCCGACGATCGGGCTGATGCAGGAACTGGCCGCCTCGCTGACGGGGCATGACGGCATCGGTACGCCGTTCTTCCGCGAGCCCGTGGTGCATGATCCCGTCGGGGCGGCGCTGTTCAGCGCGGCGCACCGATTGCTGGAGGAGGGCGCGGATGCGCTCGCCGGCGAGGAGGGGCTGGTGCGCGCCTATGCCCATTTCCTCGGCCACCACGCCAATCTCGCGGTGTGCTCCGTCGGGCAGGAGACGGGTCCGGTCGCGGCCGTCAAGGCGCTGATCGAGGCGCGCCATGGCGAGGATCTCTCGCTCGCGGAGCTCGCCCAAGCCGCGCGGCTGCCGCGTCATCACCTGATCCGAGCCTTCCGGCGCGAAACCGGGCTCACGCCCCATGCCTGGCTGATCGATATCCGCGTCCGGCGCGCCCGCGACCGACTGCGCCGCGGCGAGACGCCGGGCGATGTCGCAGCCGCGACCGGCTTCTGCGACCAGGCCCATCTGACCCGAGCCTTCAAGGCGCGCTATGGCGTGACGCCCGGCGTCCTGCGCTCCGCCCATCTCTCCTGA